A stretch of the bacterium genome encodes the following:
- a CDS encoding NYN domain-containing protein, which yields MLKKNPNQRVGVFVDVQNMYYSAKNLYEGQRVNFSQILEKATAGRQMIRAFAYVIKASMPEEQTFFDALEKAGFEVKSKDVQIFPGGVKKGDWDVGIAIDMIRLAPRLDVLVLVSGDGDYINLVEYLQNQGYRVESMSFGKSTSGKLIEQIDEFTDMDENYQQYLFPMKSSKVRRSFRPKSDPGSTPILPEL from the coding sequence ATGTTAAAGAAAAATCCCAACCAACGTGTTGGTGTTTTCGTTGATGTCCAAAATATGTACTACTCGGCCAAAAACCTTTATGAAGGTCAGCGGGTCAATTTCAGCCAGATTTTGGAAAAGGCCACCGCTGGTCGACAAATGATTCGTGCTTTTGCTTACGTCATTAAAGCTTCAATGCCTGAGGAGCAGACCTTTTTTGATGCTCTCGAAAAGGCCGGTTTTGAAGTCAAAAGTAAAGATGTTCAAATTTTCCCGGGTGGGGTAAAAAAAGGTGATTGGGACGTCGGAATTGCGATCGATATGATTCGCCTCGCCCCAAGACTAGATGTTCTAGTTTTGGTCTCTGGTGATGGGGACTACATTAACCTAGTCGAATATCTCCAAAACCAAGGCTACCGAGTCGAGTCGATGAGTTTTGGCAAATCTACTTCTGGGAAACTGATCGAGCAAATCGATGAGTTCACGGATATGGATGAAAATTATCAACAGTATCTTTTCCCGATGAAAAGCTCAAAAGTCAGACGCAGTTTCCGACCCAAGTCTGATCCTGGCTCAACTCCGATCTTGCCCGAACTTTAG
- the tsaD gene encoding tRNA (adenosine(37)-N6)-threonylcarbamoyltransferase complex transferase subunit TsaD, with translation MKILGIETSCDETALAVVEDGQRILSNVISSSLPLHTETGGIIPERAAREQTKAIIPTLQAALDEASLKLEQLDAVAVTAGPGLIGSLLVGVETAKTLAYLSSLPLVPINHLIGHVYANWLEREVEPTFPNLALIVSGGHTEIFLMYGHGKFERLGGTRDDAAGEAFDKGARLLGLPYPGGPSIQKKADLTKTALYKLPRPMLGSLDFDFSFSGLKTALATLIEKENIRAKDIPALAASFQEAIVDTLVTKTLKATEKYRVKTILLSGGVAANQRLRNKFQESFDGEIIVSRPDLSVDNGAMIAAAAFYNFKKTGWDTVQTDPGLLL, from the coding sequence ATGAAAATTTTGGGGATTGAAACTTCTTGTGATGAAACTGCTCTGGCAGTGGTTGAAGACGGACAAAGAATTTTAAGTAATGTCATTTCTTCTTCTTTACCCTTGCACACCGAGACTGGGGGAATCATTCCCGAGAGAGCTGCACGCGAACAAACAAAAGCGATCATCCCTACCTTGCAAGCAGCTTTGGACGAAGCGAGTCTAAAACTTGAACAGCTCGATGCGGTCGCGGTCACAGCCGGTCCCGGCCTGATTGGCTCTTTATTAGTTGGGGTGGAAACTGCCAAAACTCTTGCTTATTTATCCAGTCTACCTCTAGTTCCCATTAACCACTTGATCGGACACGTCTACGCCAACTGGCTCGAAAGAGAGGTTGAACCAACTTTTCCCAATCTGGCTTTAATAGTTTCTGGGGGACACACCGAAATTTTTTTGATGTACGGACACGGAAAATTTGAACGCCTCGGGGGAACCCGTGATGACGCCGCTGGTGAGGCTTTTGACAAAGGGGCCCGCCTACTTGGTCTTCCGTATCCGGGCGGACCTTCAATTCAGAAAAAGGCGGACTTAACCAAAACAGCTCTTTATAAACTCCCCCGACCAATGCTTGGTAGCCTTGATTTTGATTTTTCTTTTTCTGGGCTAAAAACTGCTTTAGCAACTTTGATCGAAAAAGAAAACATCCGCGCTAAAGATATTCCCGCCCTTGCAGCCAGTTTCCAAGAAGCGATTGTTGATACCTTGGTAACCAAAACCTTGAAAGCTACCGAAAAGTACAGGGTAAAAACAATTCTTCTTTCTGGTGGAGTTGCGGCCAACCAAAGGTTGCGGAACAAGTTCCAAGAAAGTTTCGATGGGGAAATAATTGTTTCTCGACCTGACTTGTCCGTCGACAACGGGGCGATGATTGCCGCCGCCGCTTTTTACAATTTTAAGAAAACGGGTTGGGACACAGTACAAACCGATCCTGGCTTACTGCTTTAA
- a CDS encoding AAA family ATPase, protein MSVLGNIDKLAADNIRLLKLPDKKISPSVAILFVGIPGSGKSTLATKLSEDFPLALISDEQMAHFLFTTKSTLLEHSQKESLELASKTIEKLVQQGYSCVYDSNVKNRTDREVIRDLVAGSGGKFLLINLQVEEELAFERVSKANFAVSRGEKKGFILDKDLFQYEVSSTQMPLPEEQALVFDSSGQNYELLKEQVEGKLKQ, encoded by the coding sequence ATGAGCGTTTTGGGAAATATCGACAAACTAGCCGCTGACAACATTCGGCTTTTAAAACTGCCAGATAAGAAAATTTCTCCTTCGGTCGCAATCCTTTTTGTCGGAATTCCGGGCTCAGGAAAAAGCACCTTAGCAACAAAGTTGAGTGAGGACTTCCCCTTAGCTTTAATTAGCGATGAGCAAATGGCCCACTTTCTTTTTACCACTAAATCGACTCTGCTTGAGCATTCCCAAAAAGAGTCTCTCGAGCTGGCAAGCAAAACAATTGAGAAACTTGTTCAGCAAGGTTACAGTTGTGTTTATGACTCGAATGTTAAAAATAGAACCGACAGAGAGGTGATTCGGGATTTGGTCGCCGGCTCGGGTGGTAAATTCCTTCTCATCAACCTTCAAGTTGAGGAAGAGCTCGCTTTTGAGAGAGTCAGCAAAGCCAACTTTGCAGTTTCCAGAGGGGAGAAGAAAGGCTTTATTCTCGATAAAGACCTTTTTCAGTATGAAGTTTCCTCGACTCAAATGCCTTTGCCAGAAGAACAAGCCCTAGTTTTTGATTCAAGTGGCCAAAACTATGAACTGCTCAAGGAGCAGGTTGAAGGAAAGTTAAAGCAGTAA